The proteins below come from a single Natrinema sp. SYSU A 869 genomic window:
- a CDS encoding TetR/AcrR family transcriptional regulator — protein sequence MTDETIDDLMEATYRALCKHGYADLTMQDIAEESTKSKGTLHYHFEGKQDLLESFLEFLLDRFEERTETIPGETPAERLHEFIDELLTPSDDESAEEFRTAILEIKAQSPYNEAYREQLAEFDRALHDRIAGLVTDGLEAGAFREDVDPDETADFLVTLFHGAQTRSTAVDRPPEQTKRHVHEYIDEFLLADGTDTVTVDDDETETVE from the coding sequence ATGACGGACGAGACGATTGACGATCTGATGGAAGCGACGTATCGCGCGCTCTGCAAGCATGGATACGCGGACCTGACGATGCAGGATATCGCCGAGGAGTCGACCAAGAGCAAGGGCACCCTTCACTATCACTTCGAGGGGAAACAAGACCTCCTCGAGTCCTTTCTCGAGTTTCTCCTGGACCGGTTCGAGGAGCGGACCGAGACGATTCCCGGCGAGACGCCGGCCGAGCGGCTCCACGAGTTCATCGACGAACTGCTGACGCCGTCGGACGACGAGTCGGCCGAGGAGTTTCGGACGGCGATCCTCGAGATCAAGGCCCAGTCGCCGTACAACGAGGCCTACCGGGAGCAACTGGCCGAGTTCGATAGGGCGCTCCACGATCGCATCGCGGGCCTCGTCACGGACGGCCTCGAGGCGGGGGCGTTCCGCGAGGATGTCGATCCGGATGAGACGGCTGACTTCCTCGTGACGCTGTTCCACGGTGCACAGACGCGGTCGACCGCGGTCGATCGCCCGCCCGAGCAGACGAAACGCCACGTCCACGAGTACATCGATGAATTTCTCCTGGCGGACGGGACGGACACGGTGACGGTGGACGACGATGAGACGGAGACCGTCGAATGA
- a CDS encoding RNA-binding protein — MSQIPLHYVDLRTFCYATEDEKRVEEALRTFLPDSDDDEPFEIERTESEGHYGDRILVLSARVENADDVRHVLSRLADLESFDDLIDELDERVTENTELFLRLDKQAAFAGDVRLGQGITFRGKVEAYPAKKEQAVENAEDVLERLREQD; from the coding sequence ATGTCACAAATCCCGCTTCACTACGTCGATTTACGGACGTTCTGCTACGCCACCGAGGACGAAAAGCGCGTCGAGGAGGCGCTTCGAACCTTCCTCCCCGATAGCGACGATGACGAGCCATTCGAGATTGAGCGCACCGAGAGCGAGGGCCACTACGGCGACCGGATCCTCGTCCTTTCCGCGCGCGTCGAGAACGCCGACGACGTTCGGCACGTCCTCTCGCGGCTGGCCGACCTCGAGAGCTTCGACGACCTGATCGATGAACTCGACGAGCGGGTCACCGAGAACACCGAACTCTTCTTGCGACTCGACAAGCAGGCGGCCTTCGCAGGCGACGTCCGCCTCGGGCAGGGCATCACCTTCCGCGGGAAGGTCGAGGCCTACCCGGCAAAGAAGGAACAGGCCGTCGAGAACGCCGAGGACGTCCTCGAGCGACTGCGCGAACAGGACTGA
- a CDS encoding DUF1918 domain-containing protein: MSFEEDDRVVLHDEHSEFDGETGTISQTMESMFGDVTYTISFDDGQEAGVPEDDLEAADDEADATDAEDADEE, encoded by the coding sequence ATGAGCTTCGAGGAAGACGATCGCGTCGTCCTGCACGACGAGCACAGCGAGTTCGACGGCGAAACCGGCACCATCTCCCAGACGATGGAGTCGATGTTCGGCGACGTTACCTACACCATCAGCTTCGACGACGGCCAAGAGGCCGGCGTCCCCGAGGACGACCTCGAGGCGGCCGACGACGAAGCTGATGCCACCGACGCCGAAGACGCCGACGAGGAATAA
- a CDS encoding ABC transporter permease subunit yields the protein MGIVTLGASAQIEDPSATDVIFFFTNVGGQIFVPIIALVVGYMAIVGERQSGSLRILFGLSHNRRDVLFGKLASRTGVIVVATLVACAFAAALMVALFGSLPVRTVLGFVALTLLLGAAFTGIAVGVSAMTDTRMRAMGGAIGSYILFTMLWHPLIAGLYYLLEGELVGLEAPAWYLFALRLNPLEAYRQAVASLIDAYVPALVGWENIVEDVPAGSFQEGTLLTADRVVGEVPFYLTEWFAAVIMLVWIVVPIAIGYRRFERADLN from the coding sequence ATGGGGATCGTGACGCTCGGCGCGTCGGCCCAGATCGAGGATCCGAGCGCGACGGACGTCATCTTCTTCTTCACGAACGTCGGCGGGCAGATATTCGTCCCCATCATCGCCTTAGTCGTCGGTTACATGGCGATCGTCGGGGAACGCCAGTCCGGGAGCCTCCGGATCCTCTTCGGGCTCTCCCACAACCGCCGCGACGTACTCTTCGGGAAGCTTGCGAGTCGTACCGGCGTCATCGTCGTCGCAACGCTCGTAGCCTGTGCCTTCGCCGCCGCCCTCATGGTCGCCCTGTTCGGCTCGCTGCCCGTCAGGACCGTCCTGGGGTTCGTCGCCCTAACGCTCCTGCTCGGGGCCGCCTTCACCGGTATCGCCGTCGGCGTCTCGGCGATGACCGACACCCGAATGCGGGCGATGGGCGGCGCGATCGGCAGCTACATCCTGTTTACCATGCTTTGGCATCCGCTGATCGCCGGCCTCTACTACCTGCTCGAGGGGGAACTCGTCGGGCTCGAGGCACCGGCGTGGTACCTCTTCGCACTCCGATTGAACCCACTCGAGGCCTACCGGCAGGCTGTGGCCTCGCTGATCGATGCCTACGTGCCGGCGCTGGTCGGCTGGGAAAACATCGTCGAGGATGTGCCGGCAGGCTCGTTCCAGGAGGGGACGTTGCTTACCGCGGACCGCGTCGTCGGGGAGGTCCCGTTCTACCTGACGGAGTGGTTCGCCGCCGTCATCATGCTGGTCTGGATCGTCGTCCCGATCGCGATCGGCTACCGGCGCTTCGAGCGGGCCGATCTGAATTAA
- a CDS encoding ABC transporter ATP-binding protein: protein MPAIRTRGLTKRYGAGDEAVVALEELDLEVAEGEVFGFLGPNGAGKTTTIDLLLDFVRPSEGSATVLGYDTQDETDAVRDRVGVLPEGFDLWDRSSGNQHLEFAIESQDGDAEPNALLERVGLDPADGRRPVGDYSKGMLQRLAMAMALAGDPDLLVLDEPSGGLDPHGIRTMQEIVHEEANAGTTVFFSSHILGQVAAVCDRVGILDDGELATVDTIEGLREAAGVGSRLVVEIADEPGEPVADLTAIEGVTDVTRAKDGLHVSYTDPRAKAPIVHRLVESDAVVLDFDIEEATLEDLFTAFTGVGANTSGSGIGADRRTDPDVRIDESETERSLETDEEVDQ, encoded by the coding sequence ATGCCGGCAATACGAACGCGGGGACTTACGAAACGCTACGGTGCCGGCGACGAGGCCGTCGTTGCACTCGAGGAGTTAGACCTCGAGGTTGCCGAAGGGGAGGTGTTCGGCTTTCTCGGGCCGAACGGTGCCGGGAAGACGACCACGATCGACCTGCTCTTGGATTTCGTCCGGCCGAGCGAGGGCTCTGCGACTGTCCTCGGCTACGACACCCAGGACGAGACGGACGCGGTGCGCGATCGCGTCGGTGTCCTTCCCGAGGGCTTTGACCTCTGGGACCGCTCGTCGGGGAATCAACACCTCGAGTTCGCGATCGAGTCCCAGGATGGCGACGCGGAGCCGAATGCGCTCCTCGAACGGGTCGGCCTCGATCCGGCGGACGGACGGCGGCCGGTCGGGGACTACTCGAAGGGGATGCTCCAGCGGCTCGCGATGGCGATGGCGCTCGCGGGCGACCCGGATCTCCTCGTCCTCGACGAACCGTCAGGCGGGCTCGATCCCCACGGCATTCGGACGATGCAGGAGATCGTCCACGAGGAGGCTAACGCGGGGACGACCGTCTTCTTCTCGAGCCATATCCTTGGGCAGGTAGCGGCGGTCTGTGATCGCGTGGGCATCTTAGACGACGGCGAACTGGCCACCGTTGACACCATCGAGGGGCTTCGCGAGGCGGCCGGCGTCGGCTCGCGACTCGTCGTCGAAATCGCCGACGAACCCGGGGAGCCGGTCGCCGACCTGACTGCGATCGAGGGCGTCACCGACGTGACTCGCGCCAAAGACGGACTCCACGTCTCCTATACGGATCCGCGTGCCAAGGCGCCGATCGTCCACCGGCTCGTCGAGTCAGACGCGGTGGTTCTGGACTTCGATATCGAAGAGGCGACGCTCGAGGACCTGTTCACGGCGTTTACCGGGGTCGGGGCCAACACTTCGGGATCGGGTATCGGGGCCGATCGCCGAACCGACCCGGACGTCCGGATCGACGAGAGCGAGACGGAGCGGTCGCTCGAGACGGACGAGGAGGTGGACCAATGA
- a CDS encoding type 1 glutamine amidotransferase domain-containing protein: MTDALFVVSEEGYWGEECVEPLETLSDAGVEITVATPSGSPPVIDERSLDPEQVGEETAEHVREVHESDERLNDPIPVAQADAEGYDAVVFPGGHGTAWDINQDKHARQLLRDIVEGDGKALVVCHAVGMLGFARDSHGAFIVNGCDVTGFPNEWEEGIVDEADRMPDGRKLPYWTEDEVKAAGGNWDAELDADTSVTVDGDLITARGPGSSSAAAETLLEELDVELEA; this comes from the coding sequence ATGACGGACGCACTATTCGTCGTGAGCGAAGAAGGGTACTGGGGAGAGGAATGCGTCGAGCCGCTCGAGACGCTCTCGGACGCGGGCGTCGAGATCACGGTCGCGACGCCATCGGGGAGTCCGCCGGTCATCGACGAGCGATCGCTCGATCCCGAACAAGTCGGCGAGGAGACCGCCGAACACGTCCGAGAGGTTCACGAGAGCGACGAGCGACTGAACGATCCGATCCCGGTCGCACAGGCCGACGCTGAGGGGTACGACGCCGTTGTCTTCCCCGGCGGTCACGGCACCGCGTGGGACATCAATCAGGACAAACACGCTCGCCAACTCCTCCGAGACATCGTCGAGGGCGACGGCAAGGCGCTCGTCGTCTGTCACGCCGTCGGCATGCTCGGGTTCGCCCGCGACAGCCATGGCGCGTTCATCGTCAACGGGTGCGACGTAACCGGCTTCCCCAACGAGTGGGAAGAGGGCATCGTCGACGAGGCCGACCGGATGCCCGACGGCCGCAAACTGCCTTACTGGACTGAGGACGAAGTGAAAGCCGCCGGCGGTAACTGGGATGCCGAACTCGACGCCGACACCAGCGTCACCGTCGACGGCGATCTCATCACCGCCCGTGGCCCCGGCTCTTCGAGCGCAGCGGCCGAGACGTTACTCGAGGAACTCGACGTCGAACTCGAGGCCTAA
- a CDS encoding Hsp20/alpha crystallin family protein, producing the protein MADRPRPFDGIDDLIDRLNRQIETATRSWESQVDNRSQLDLSMSGAETSLDLADEGDEFVVTVDVPGYESDDLELRLSGQTLAVSGEREHRQENGGDEENYIRREREIQSFSRQIRLPEPVDVDAVQASVNNGILTIRLPKHEPDDDAHSIDIE; encoded by the coding sequence ATGGCAGATCGACCGCGTCCGTTCGACGGCATCGACGATCTGATTGACCGACTGAACCGCCAGATCGAAACGGCGACTCGATCGTGGGAATCGCAGGTTGACAACCGAAGCCAGCTCGATCTCTCGATGAGCGGCGCGGAGACGAGTCTGGACCTCGCGGACGAGGGTGACGAGTTCGTCGTCACCGTCGATGTCCCCGGGTACGAGAGCGACGACCTCGAGCTGCGTCTCTCCGGTCAAACGCTGGCAGTGTCCGGTGAGCGGGAGCATCGCCAAGAAAATGGTGGCGACGAGGAGAACTACATTCGACGTGAACGGGAGATACAGTCGTTCAGCCGACAGATCCGGTTGCCCGAGCCAGTCGATGTCGACGCGGTTCAAGCGAGCGTCAACAACGGCATCCTGACGATCCGGCTCCCGAAGCACGAGCCCGACGACGACGCACACTCGATCGACATCGAATAA
- a CDS encoding bifunctional oligoribonuclease/PAP phosphatase NrnA, protein MSRAADLVSVLERTDSLAIVCHDNPDPDCLASALALEAIASEHAVEDVTIAYGGEISHQQNRAFVNLLEIDLQTLSKTAIGDYESVGFVDHTRPGANTEIPTSVTPDIVVDHHPGESAGAAFEDVRAGYGATATIFVEYLQELEIDLTSRLASALLFALHRERLDFVREPTRREYEAALAVYPDAELEILEQLYGSAFSPGTLDAIGRAIASRERRGSSLVASVGKTGETDALPQAADYLLNLEGVDTVLVYGIIGDAIRLSGRSIDPRVHMGETLEEGFDKLGAVGGHHDMAGGRIELGLFADEDDDEDELLAFVGGRLTRRFFDALNLDE, encoded by the coding sequence ATGTCTCGCGCGGCCGACCTCGTGTCCGTCCTTGAGCGGACCGACTCGCTGGCGATCGTCTGTCACGACAATCCGGATCCGGACTGTCTCGCTAGCGCGCTCGCACTCGAGGCGATCGCGTCCGAACACGCGGTCGAGGATGTGACGATCGCCTACGGTGGCGAAATCTCTCACCAACAAAACCGTGCGTTCGTCAACCTACTCGAGATTGATCTGCAGACGCTTTCGAAGACTGCGATCGGGGACTACGAGAGCGTCGGGTTCGTCGACCATACAAGGCCGGGAGCGAACACCGAAATACCGACAAGCGTCACTCCCGACATCGTCGTCGATCACCATCCGGGCGAGTCGGCAGGCGCCGCGTTCGAGGACGTTCGCGCCGGGTACGGCGCGACGGCGACCATCTTCGTCGAGTACCTCCAGGAACTCGAGATCGACCTGACATCGCGGCTCGCCTCCGCGCTCCTCTTCGCGCTCCACCGCGAGCGGCTAGATTTCGTCCGTGAACCCACGCGACGGGAGTACGAGGCCGCGCTCGCGGTTTACCCCGACGCGGAACTCGAGATCTTAGAGCAATTGTATGGCAGCGCGTTCTCGCCGGGGACGCTGGATGCGATCGGACGAGCCATTGCCAGCCGGGAACGCCGGGGCTCGTCGCTCGTCGCGAGCGTCGGCAAGACCGGCGAAACGGACGCGTTGCCGCAGGCAGCGGACTACCTGCTGAATCTCGAGGGGGTCGATACAGTGCTGGTCTACGGCATCATCGGCGACGCGATCCGGCTGAGCGGCCGCTCGATCGACCCGCGGGTTCACATGGGCGAGACGCTGGAGGAGGGGTTCGACAAACTGGGTGCAGTCGGCGGTCACCACGACATGGCCGGCGGCCGGATCGAACTCGGCCTCTTTGCGGACGAGGATGACGACGAGGACGAACTGCTCGCGTTCGTGGGCGGCCGACTCACCCGCCGCTTTTTCGACGCGCTGAACCTCGACGAGTGA
- a CDS encoding thiolase domain-containing protein: MRDAYLVGAGQSDYGAFPSESYRSLFRTAFDAATDSVPKGLEAADVDEAFVGNLGVGGRQLGLSGPAVTEHVGLDGVPCTRVENACAASGFAVRQAVQAVKSGMADVVLAGGFEIMSDMSSDATKYWLGVSGETEWERLSGTTFSGVYAQMASVHMEQYGTTREQLSRVAVKNHANGAKNPHAQLGFECSLEDAQSAPVVADPLNLYHCCPTSDGAACTLIVSEDVVDEYTDDPIRIAGVGAGSDNVGLFQRDTYTGVPASQRAAESAYEMANVEPDELDFAEVHDCFAIAELLAYEDLGFCETGEAGQLIESGETELGGELPVNTSGGLKSKGHPIGATGAGQVVEAYKQLSGKAGDRQVENPTRGLTHNVGGSGGAAVVHVFEKESEVSA, translated from the coding sequence ATGCGAGACGCATATCTCGTCGGTGCGGGGCAGTCAGATTACGGGGCCTTCCCCTCGGAGAGCTACCGATCCCTGTTCCGTACGGCGTTCGACGCGGCGACGGACAGCGTACCGAAGGGGCTCGAGGCTGCAGATGTCGACGAGGCGTTCGTCGGCAACCTCGGCGTCGGCGGCCGACAACTCGGCCTTTCCGGGCCCGCGGTGACCGAACACGTCGGTCTCGACGGCGTCCCCTGTACTCGAGTCGAGAACGCCTGTGCGGCCAGCGGCTTCGCCGTCCGGCAGGCCGTCCAGGCCGTCAAGTCGGGAATGGCAGACGTCGTCCTCGCGGGCGGGTTCGAGATTATGTCCGATATGAGTTCGGACGCGACGAAGTACTGGCTCGGCGTCTCCGGGGAGACCGAGTGGGAACGGCTCTCGGGCACCACGTTCTCCGGCGTCTACGCTCAGATGGCCTCGGTCCACATGGAACAGTACGGGACGACGCGGGAACAGCTCTCGCGGGTGGCCGTCAAGAACCACGCGAACGGGGCCAAGAACCCACACGCCCAGCTTGGGTTCGAGTGCTCGCTCGAGGACGCCCAGTCCGCGCCGGTCGTCGCGGATCCGCTCAACCTCTATCATTGCTGTCCGACCTCGGACGGCGCGGCCTGTACGCTGATCGTCAGCGAAGACGTCGTCGACGAGTACACGGACGATCCGATCCGCATCGCCGGCGTCGGTGCCGGCAGCGACAACGTCGGCCTCTTCCAGCGCGACACCTACACCGGCGTGCCGGCGAGTCAGCGAGCGGCCGAGTCTGCCTACGAAATGGCCAATGTCGAGCCCGACGAGCTTGACTTCGCGGAGGTCCACGACTGCTTCGCCATCGCCGAACTGCTGGCGTACGAGGATCTGGGCTTCTGTGAGACGGGCGAGGCCGGCCAGCTCATCGAGTCCGGTGAGACCGAACTCGGCGGCGAGTTGCCGGTCAACACCTCCGGCGGCCTCAAGTCCAAGGGCCACCCCATCGGCGCGACGGGTGCCGGTCAGGTCGTCGAGGCTTACAAGCAGCTCTCCGGCAAAGCAGGCGATCGACAGGTCGAGAACCCGACGCGCGGGCTAACCCATAACGTCGGCGGCAGCGGTGGTGCCGCCGTCGTTCACGTGTTTGAGAAGGAATCGGAGGTGAGCGCGTGA
- a CDS encoding zinc ribbon domain-containing protein: protein MTAAITGVGAYAPRFRISSEAFEEAWGQFHAAGVNEKAVPSADEDALTMGYEAATRALEAAETDPAEIDWLAFASSRPPEAETDLTARLGAMLALSESATQQLFTGSTRAGTRALWAGLDALEAESTTALVIAADAPKGDPDDGVDHAAGAGGAAFVLEPDGPAEIVARAEYSAPYPGTRFRNTGEDETQELGVTQYDRQAFTETIGGAVAGLEVEPDPEAAVIQAPDGKLPYRAAGAAGVGTDEIQAAATVHDLGDLGAASVPLSLATALEDGYESILSVSHGSGAGADAFVIDADGDVPAVTALEGNDPLSYAEYLRQRGVVTTGPPSGGGAYVSVPSWRRSIPQRYRLEAGRCSECGALSFPPEGACDDCGALAEYEPVELAGEGTIEAVTTISQGGAPPEFAEQQAKSGDYAAAIVALETDGGDETVSAPAMGTDADPADFTVGDRIETTIRRIYTQEGVTRYGFKIRPAGE, encoded by the coding sequence ATGACGGCTGCAATCACCGGTGTCGGCGCGTACGCGCCGCGATTCCGCATCAGTAGCGAGGCCTTCGAGGAAGCGTGGGGGCAGTTCCACGCCGCCGGCGTCAACGAGAAGGCTGTTCCCTCGGCCGACGAGGACGCCCTGACGATGGGCTACGAGGCCGCGACGCGCGCGCTCGAGGCGGCCGAGACCGATCCCGCTGAAATCGACTGGCTCGCGTTTGCTTCCTCGCGGCCGCCGGAGGCCGAGACGGACCTGACCGCCCGATTGGGCGCGATGCTCGCCCTCTCGGAGTCAGCGACCCAGCAGCTCTTCACCGGCAGCACGCGAGCCGGAACCCGTGCGCTCTGGGCCGGCCTCGACGCGCTCGAGGCCGAGTCGACGACCGCGCTCGTCATCGCGGCCGACGCGCCGAAGGGCGATCCCGACGATGGGGTGGACCACGCCGCCGGAGCCGGCGGGGCCGCGTTCGTCCTCGAGCCCGACGGGCCGGCCGAAATCGTCGCTCGAGCCGAGTACTCCGCGCCGTATCCGGGCACGCGGTTCCGCAACACCGGGGAGGACGAGACTCAAGAACTAGGCGTCACCCAGTACGACCGGCAGGCGTTCACCGAAACGATCGGCGGTGCCGTCGCCGGCCTCGAGGTCGAACCCGATCCCGAAGCGGCCGTAATCCAAGCACCCGACGGGAAGCTTCCCTACCGCGCCGCAGGCGCGGCCGGCGTCGGGACTGACGAGATCCAGGCCGCCGCGACGGTTCACGACCTCGGCGACCTCGGCGCTGCGAGCGTCCCGCTCTCACTGGCGACCGCACTCGAGGACGGGTACGAGTCGATCCTGTCCGTCTCCCACGGGAGCGGAGCGGGTGCGGACGCGTTCGTCATCGACGCTGACGGCGACGTGCCGGCCGTGACCGCACTCGAGGGCAACGATCCGCTCTCATATGCGGAATACCTGCGCCAGCGCGGCGTCGTGACCACGGGCCCGCCGTCGGGCGGCGGCGCGTACGTCAGCGTCCCCTCCTGGCGGCGCTCGATTCCCCAGCGCTACCGGCTCGAGGCCGGTCGCTGTTCGGAATGTGGCGCGCTCTCGTTCCCGCCGGAAGGTGCCTGTGACGACTGCGGCGCGCTCGCCGAGTACGAGCCCGTCGAACTTGCAGGCGAGGGAACAATCGAGGCCGTGACAACCATCTCACAGGGCGGTGCACCGCCGGAGTTCGCCGAACAGCAGGCGAAGTCGGGCGACTACGCGGCCGCGATCGTCGCGCTCGAGACTGACGGTGGAGACGAAACCGTCAGCGCCCCGGCGATGGGGACCGACGCTGATCCCGCCGACTTCACGGTCGGCGATCGGATCGAGACGACGATCCGCCGGATCTACACGCAGGAAGGCGTTACTCGGTACGGGTTCAAGATTCGGCCCGCCGGCGAGTAA
- a CDS encoding ornithine cyclodeaminase family protein codes for MTETLFLTSADVDSLATPAEYVDAVREGYRQRGEGAPAQPRSKFLRGDPEGMLTSYAAILPETGAMGGYMYSAGFGAADAWFMTPLFDAESGAPLALLDGASMNPFKTGAAGAVGVDELARDDADTLAVIGSGAQARGQLHATATVRDFTDVRVYSPTPENREAFASDFDDSLEAAVTAVESSTAAVTGADVVITATQASEPVFDGDDVEPGTHITAMGQYSPDKRELDAKTIERATYVPDLRERATVDAGSFIQALEAGAITEDHVHAELGEVVAGKTSGRTSEDEITVFDSGGTGIETVAAAYLLYERAQEKGLGTEIEFSPASEALTGN; via the coding sequence ATGACTGAGACACTGTTTTTGACCAGTGCAGACGTCGATTCGCTCGCGACACCGGCCGAATACGTCGACGCCGTCCGCGAGGGATATCGCCAGCGCGGTGAGGGCGCTCCCGCTCAGCCACGGTCGAAGTTCCTTCGTGGTGATCCCGAGGGAATGCTCACGAGCTATGCCGCCATCCTCCCCGAGACAGGCGCGATGGGCGGCTACATGTACAGCGCCGGCTTCGGTGCGGCCGATGCCTGGTTCATGACGCCACTGTTCGACGCCGAAAGCGGCGCGCCGCTCGCCCTGCTCGATGGCGCGAGCATGAACCCCTTCAAGACCGGTGCGGCGGGGGCCGTCGGCGTCGACGAACTCGCCCGCGACGACGCCGACACCCTCGCGGTCATCGGTAGTGGCGCGCAAGCGCGGGGGCAGCTCCACGCGACCGCGACCGTCCGTGACTTCACCGATGTCCGCGTCTACTCGCCGACACCCGAGAACCGCGAGGCCTTCGCGTCCGACTTCGACGACTCGCTCGAGGCCGCGGTCACCGCTGTCGAGTCGAGTACCGCCGCCGTAACGGGCGCAGACGTCGTGATCACGGCGACCCAAGCCAGCGAGCCGGTCTTCGACGGCGACGACGTAGAGCCCGGGACCCATATCACCGCGATGGGTCAGTACTCGCCAGATAAGCGCGAACTGGATGCGAAGACGATCGAGCGGGCGACCTACGTCCCCGACCTCCGCGAGCGGGCGACGGTCGACGCCGGCTCGTTCATCCAGGCCCTCGAAGCGGGCGCAATCACCGAGGACCACGTCCACGCGGAACTGGGCGAGGTCGTCGCCGGGAAGACATCCGGTCGCACGAGCGAGGATGAGATCACGGTCTTCGATAGCGGTGGGACGGGCATTGAGACGGTCGCGGCGGCGTATCTGCTCTACGAGCGCGCACAGGAGAAAGGGCTCGGCACCGAAATCGAGTTCTCGCCGGCGAGTGAGGCGCTGACGGGGAACTGA
- a CDS encoding DUF3054 domain-containing protein codes for MDTAVQTGVRDSAAGRERIAAVVIDVSLVATMVLYGYIDHGGDPIADPLASLKTIVPFAIGWLAVALLAGVYTRDRLLGRDDLRLTAIAWIAAANVGLMIRGSPLFQGGTSWPFPVVITVSVLVVLLGWRLGYSLFLSVTN; via the coding sequence ATGGACACGGCAGTTCAGACGGGAGTCCGTGACAGCGCGGCCGGTCGAGAGCGAATCGCCGCCGTCGTAATCGACGTCAGTCTCGTCGCCACGATGGTCCTCTACGGCTACATCGATCACGGGGGCGATCCGATCGCCGACCCGCTCGCATCGCTCAAGACGATCGTCCCGTTCGCAATCGGCTGGCTCGCAGTTGCATTGCTCGCAGGCGTATACACGCGCGATCGCCTTCTGGGTCGGGACGACCTCCGACTGACGGCGATCGCCTGGATCGCAGCGGCCAATGTCGGGCTCATGATTCGGGGGTCACCGTTGTTCCAGGGGGGAACGAGTTGGCCGTTTCCGGTCGTGATCACCGTCTCCGTGCTGGTCGTTCTGCTCGGATGGCGGCTCGGCTACTCCCTGTTTCTATCAGTGACGAACTAA
- a CDS encoding J domain-containing protein codes for MAVVGDRRVGCDGCGRTVALEDLTTVTMPDGEQVACCPACEPHARAAARKGDSLNQRREACDGCTETYLAAELEDIVLEDGTVLTCCRSCVAEAPAGDGDDESNENGESDESGESNENGESDESGESDVDDAGTDGAGTAAVSDTADDESDGDRAICSQCQEWVTEERFRVTTIDERTERLCPDCKTETEAAGIIVDVAMRKTRAREVLDVDTDASDDAIREAFHRQVKRAHPDRQTGSRSAFNLVTEAYERLREED; via the coding sequence ATGGCTGTGGTCGGTGATCGGCGGGTCGGCTGTGATGGGTGCGGCCGAACGGTCGCACTCGAGGACCTGACGACAGTGACGATGCCGGACGGCGAACAGGTCGCTTGTTGTCCGGCATGTGAACCACACGCGAGAGCGGCCGCGCGAAAGGGCGACTCGCTCAATCAGCGCCGAGAGGCCTGTGATGGCTGTACTGAAACCTATCTCGCGGCCGAACTCGAGGACATCGTGCTCGAGGACGGGACCGTCCTGACCTGCTGTCGGTCGTGTGTTGCCGAAGCACCGGCTGGTGACGGTGATGACGAAAGCAACGAAAACGGCGAAAGCGACGAAAGCGGCGAAAGCAACGAAAACGGCGAAAGCGACGAAAGCGGCGAAAGCGATGTGGACGACGCTGGAACCGACGGAGCGGGCACAGCCGCAGTGTCGGACACGGCCGATGACGAGTCCGACGGGGATCGAGCCATCTGTAGTCAGTGTCAGGAGTGGGTCACCGAGGAACGCTTCCGTGTTACCACGATCGACGAACGGACAGAACGACTCTGTCCCGACTGCAAGACCGAGACCGAAGCAGCGGGTATCATCGTCGACGTCGCCATGCGAAAGACGAGGGCCCGCGAGGTACTCGACGTCGATACGGACGCGAGCGATGATGCGATCCGCGAGGCGTTTCATAGGCAAGTAAAACGCGCCCATCCGGACCGTCAAACCGGCAGTCGATCGGCGTTCAATCTCGTCACTGAGGCCTACGAACGGCTCCGAGAGGAGGATTGA